CAGACGCAACTCCCGCTTCCTGATTTCCCGTCTGATCACCGAAGAACTCTCGTGCGAATGGAGGTAAAATTCTCGAAGCCCGCCAGTTGCGTCAAAAGAGACAGAAGTCAAAAGACATCGAGGGACTggattttgtcatgtttgatttatttgttaaagTCAACAAATTTAAATGCGTGGCGTGATTTTCTCTCTACTAACATCAGTTTCCGACAACCTTTCTTTGTCACGAGTGACTGATATGTGGAACCAAAAGCGATGTAGGTAGGTAACCGCTGGTGGGGATGTTATGAGGATTGCTAGTTGAGGAATGTATCTCTCTTTATCTCTCTATACTCTCTGGTTCTAATGTAGCTTATTCAACCTGTCAGGTCTAGCCCTACCTACATCCAAGGTCAGCTGCCAAAGGCTTTACCTCTACCTGACCACgtgatctttttctttgttgtcgctGGGTATGTAATACCTTTCAGCCAGGTAAACACTCTCAAACCCATtccaaataataatttatttctctcaaaaaacatCGCTAGTATCATTCAAAATAGAATTATCTTGTGTAATGTGCTGCAACAGCAACGTCAGTCTGAGCTGATCTTTTTCATGATTTAACCTGAAACCGCTCCTAGGTTATAACAAACAGGCCCGATCACGGAAAGAAAAAGAATTCTCTATACCCTTAACCATTTCCTCAGAAAGTTACTTTTTTCAGAAAAGAGTGTTTATTTTTCGTAGTTAAATTTGACATAGAGTTACTCGCGGTTGTGTGAGaaacaaagcattttttttttcaatgagaCCAAATACGGCAGCACATTTACATGAGGCTAGGTACAAGAGCCTCCCTTTTGTATCATCGACTTTCCAACATTGGCCAGTGCACAGAAAAAGAGATTTGACAAAGTTTCGTGACATGAACTGTTAGTTATGTGTTAAGTGCAAGTCGGGTAAGTGCACTATTCTACATATTCTACTATTCTACATAGTGCACttagtttttaattttgaccaggTTTTTGTGACAAATGTACTTCCTGTCTTATGTGTAGGATCGACAGTAAGACACATTTACCGGATTTTCACATGCACATTAAATCTTCCCGAGggtaaatcgatgtcaaccgaATGGTCCTCacaatcaactaacctgttctgagtcacGCGGAATCAAAAACAATCCAGGATAaccacacaaattcacaaaataaatacattttcagacccCACACCCACTGTGGCTGCCTTCTCATTCTAATAGTCGTATAAACAAGTCACATGATCGATGTGagcgaaaaaaagaaaaaaaaataatgtcctTAAAGGAAGAAAATACCCATGGCAGTCATTTTTGTAACACTAGGCAAGTGTAGTTGTCCATTTGGCTGGTTCATTCCCCCTATGAGATGGCGCTAAATTGCTTCAGCCTTGTTTGTTCTAACAAGTGATCAAAATGGTGATGGATGGCTTACAGCCACAGTCCCCACTACACCCATGGTGGCCGTTTTCCTAAAGTAGATGTAGGCTACTGACATGACGGTGGACAAAAATGTTGAGCCAgagttttgatgtttgcttTGAGGTTTCTTTCTAACAAGATAGACCAATAATCAAAAAATACGTGGACTTTACTTAGAATACACATAGGAACATTCAGAGCATAGGTTTGATGGATTGCTCCATGCATTTCAATGCAATCTCATCTACCACCAGGTTAAAGCAAGCGATGTGTTAGGGCTAGACTATTGTAAGGCTAGCCCTTGAATTGTGTTAATTGGCGCTAAGCGAATACCAATTTAAGGCAATATGAAAACTCTAGTAACATAGAGCAAATTGATGCAACTGTAGCCTAAGCGTAAGTAATAAAGAGCTGCTGGCCTGAAAAGCATGACTCTCGACTGATCATTGATAACATTTCCATAACATATGGTATACCCTCTGAATATATGGTAACAAGTATTCTTGTCTAAACCTTGACTGTTAGAAAACCCATTAATTATTTGTAAGAATGATCATAAGAACATCTGTATTGAGAATTTGGGTTTCATTTTAGAAGTAATGACAGTATGGTCAGACTCTATTGGACAGATTCAGTCTTAGAAATCCTTAATGttcttaaaatcaaataaacttaaaaaactTTGAACTGAAGTGTGCCATTAACTGTGTTCAGTGAGAGTGTGTTGTGAGCATTAACTCGTTTATCTTacactatttgtacatgtagcaatgcaGAAATGCAGGGATGGTTTATATATCCCATCATACTGACTTGCTATTTATGATGTTTCTAGTTATTTAGTTAATCTGTTTTACAGGTAATATGTGAACTATCTGAGGACAATATGGCTGTATTGGTGTGTCTGCTGGCAGGGTTACTTCCCCTGAGCTGGGTACAGGCTGAAGCACAGTGGGACCCTCATGGATACATCATTTACTGTCCGTGTATGGGTAAGAGTCACAATGGTGTCACACACAACTGTGTATCAGTCAGTTAAACATACACCAGACATTACCACACATGCTCTATTGCATTAGATGTGTTGTATTCAACATCGGACTTGAATTCTGCAAGTCGCTTTGACAAATTGGAAAGTTTTAGCAAATCTTTAGATGTAAAATTGTTTGTATTGGCTGTATTGTCACATATACAGCATGgtagccaaggatctcggctgtgatcttttaatatggagTTAGACATAGATCACACCATTCTCTGCCATAAGGGTGGCCAGCAGTCATCgcatatcagtgtatataagcATCCCATAGACTGAGGTCTCGGGCTAGTAATATTGGGGGGATGTGCATGTAGACATCAGCACGCCCATTTTTACATCCATACATCCGTCCAGTCATAAGCATTTCTTATGAACGAAtcatatttttgtgaaagtttttggGCAATATGAGAatgatgtacaaatatgtatgcaCTGTTGGGTTTACTGTGTATCAGTTATATGTGAAGTTATCATTCTGACAAGATAGGATGCGGAGTTTGAGATCTGGTCATTGTAACACCTCGCATTTTTAATGGACTTTCATGAAACTTGGCAGATTTGTTAAAGACTGAAAGTAAAAGTGTGCCGGATGTTTGTTTATGGTTTAGTAGGCATGGTCGTCATTTTCCTTTAGAGTGGTGAATGAAAGCTCCCCCCATGCAAAAGACTGGTTAAGGGCTGAGGGGATATGCCAATGTCTGAAGGCTCATCTGACAATTGCTGCTCTCGaagttttattgttgtttttatttttcccaTTAATGGACTGTATGTGGATGAATGAAGTAAACTGAACTATATGGACCCTAATTCCTCatccttttcgcatatgaaataGCAACTTTCAAAGCATCTTAAGTACATTACAATTcaattttgtcaacaaaattatattcgttggattggccattttcacaaaaagtataattttatcaatttaCTCAGAATAGTACCtccagaatatgcttaaataaacactgtGCTCACGTACGAATAGGTGGAAGAATTTCGGtaagaattaattaaaattaaatttatggTACGTGGACTGAAGAAATATagttttacataaatgtgtggAAGAAATTGGATAAATTACCTGAAATTTTGCCCATCACTAAGTTGcactttttgcatgattctgagagttctgtaaatttcataaatttaagtgttttgatgtttgtttgagaggtaagatgatatcctactggggaAATGTAGGTTTCAGCACCTAGAGAAATATTATTATGACATTTGGATGAAATTGTGttttgtcatttaccatactGAAATTATCACTGATACAATTACAGGTAGATTTGGGAATCAGGCTGAGCATTTTCTTGGGGCTTTAGGGTTTGCCAAAAGCGTGGATAGGACATTGATCCTTCCTCCATGGAGGACATATGTAAGCATATTTCAGACGTcttaataatttgtttgtcacCTGAtgcaaatattgtaaaattacTTCACGAAATAGaagtgaaatgtgaaaattcttcTGCCTTCCATTTGGAATGTAACTGTCGTAAAGCATATTGATATTGCTCCTACAAGTTATTTTTCAGATTGGCATCTTTCAGCCAGATTGTCAGTTAAATTGCCCCATCATGTGATGTAGAAGCAAAAGTGCTTcacatatttgtacacattAAACACTTTAATAACGGACTGCTTATCCCTTTTAATACCGTTGTCTTGTTTAAGAAAAACATCCCTTTTGATGAGTGGTTTCAAGTTGATCCTCTGAAGGAATACCACCGTGTGATTCTGGCTGAGGATTTCATGAGGGAGTTTGCCCCAGAGCACTGGCCCCCTGGGGAGAGGAAAGGCTGGTGCTACTCTCACTCCGGCGATACATCTAATTGTGATATGAAGATAGGTCAGTACTCTGGTTAATAAATGCttgtaataaaaacaaaaatcccaTTGGTCCTGATTGTACTCCTTATGgcaaaaaatatgaagaaaaactATTCCTAAATATTTCATTGAACTGAACGGATTTTGAAATAAGAATGTTTACTATGTATATAGTAGTTTGCAACATGTAGCTAAATTTGTATCCAGAGTTATTTCAGATTGTCTCATATGTCTGGTAACAGACTCCAAAGGAATataaatttaacttttgattcTCTTTCTTGGGCTAAAGATAGATTATTCTTTGTAGCCTTGGTTTAGGTTCAGTTGGTTAAGCCAGAgtatgtgtgatgtacatatatagttcaGAGAGTGCAGGACGTGGACTGGTGGGTAAGGTGCTGGTGTGTCAGTCGCCAGGTCACATGAGAGTGCAGGACGTGGACTGGTGGGTAAGGTGCTGGTGTGTCAGTCGCCAGGTCACATGAGAGTGCAGGACGTGGACTGGTGGGTAAGGTGCTGGTGTGTCAGTCGCCAGGTCGCATGAGAGTGCAGGACGTGGACTGGTGGGTAAGGTGCTGGTGTGTCAGTCGCCAGGTCACATGAGAGTGCAGGACGTGGACTGGTGGGTAAGGTGCTGGTGTGTCAGTCGCCAGGTCGCATGAGAGTGCAGGACGTGGACTGGTGGGTAAGGTGCTGGTGCGTCAGTCGCCAGGTCACATGAGAGTGCAGGACGTGGACTGGTGGGTAAGGTGCTGGTGCGTCAGTCGCCAGGTCACATGAGAGTGCAGGACGTGGACTGGTGGGTAAGGTGCTGGTGTGTCAGTCGCCAGGTCACATGAGAGTGCAGGACGTGGACTGGTGGGTAAGGTGCTGGTGTGTCAGTCGCCAGGTCACATGAGAGTGCAGGACGTGGACTGGTGGGTAAGGTGCTGGTGTGTCAGTCGCCAGGTCACATGAGATGTGGGTCTACATGTATTCCCATTCTCTGACAGGAAAGTTTTTAGGCTCAGCTGCATTCATTGTTCTTTGGACCTAGGTGTTCAGCATTCTTACAGCATATCTTACAGCAGATTTGTCTTTTTGAGAACAGAGTTGCAATGCTAACAGCATGTTTGTCTTTTTCATAGCAGAGTTGCAATGCTAACAACATCGTTGTCTTTTTTTAACCATAGAGTTGCAATGCTAACAACATCGTTGTCTTTTTTTAACCGTAGAGTTGCAGTGCTAATAGCAGACTTGTCTTTTTAACCGTAGTACTGCAATGCTAATAACAGACCTGTCCTTGCAATGCGAACAGACGAGTCACAAGGCTTTCAGCAGACTTGTCTTTTTAACAGCAGAGTTGCAACACTAAACAGCAGATTTGTCTTTTATAGGACTTGTCTTTTTGACACCGAAGTTGCAATGCTAACAGCAGGTTTGTCTTTTATAGGAAATCCATTTGAACCTTTTTGGACTGAGTTAGGAGTGGATTTTGATGATTATGTGCTGTTCAACATTGGCTTTGATAACATGTATGCAAACGCATGGAAGGAAAGGTACATACTCAAGCAAAATGATCTTGGTGTTTAGTGGTGTACTTAGAAAATTAAAGCAGTACTTTCTTTATTAGTACAGATCTTGTGTGGAATTTTGTCAGCTAAGTACCTTCCATAGGGTTTAACTGTTTACTCTGAACACATTGGTTTTTCCCTAGCCATAAACCTTACCGCCTTGGTATTactgtaaaattcttgagtttggtgttAGACACGAATCCAGTAGAACTTTTTGATAAAGATGAGACTTTGTGGAAAAGAAATGCACAATTTACTCAAATATTGGGTTCAGTCATTTCAAAAAGACCTTATATTCAATGTTCACTGTCACAGTTCTTGGTGGCAGTCATTGGAATCAAAATtccaaattttctgtattcacTTCCAGTTTTCTTGATGGCAATATTAAAGTAGTCTGTATAATAGCTTGATTTTGCATGATACCTGGCAGGCCCCAATAAGACATGTCACCCATGGAATAATTTGCCAGTACCTCtacaaatgtcggtggttttaCACTGGACACTCAGATATAAATATGGCTGTAAGgttaaaaaattctttcatGTTTTGTTAAATGACAATCTGATAAATAGataattaaatcattaaatcaGATTTACCTCCCATTATGAGTCTTTTCCCTTGACTTAACTGCAGGTTTCCACCAGAGAAGTACCCAGTAATGGCGTTTAAAGGAGCACCTGCCAGTTTCCCTGTCAAGGAACACCACATCGCATTACATCATTACCTTCACTGGTCTGAGGCCATACAGGGGGAGGCTAGTCAGGTCATCGAAAAACACCTGAATAATCAACCATTTGTGGGCATACACCTGAGAAATGGTATCGATTGGGTACGTACAGATTATGTGTTTGTGATCCAGTGAATGTATTGTTGAATACCTTTTAAACACTGAAGTTATGAAGCTATGTAAATAAGATCCTGTCTCCTGTTGTGGACATCAAAGCTTAGCACAGATGT
Above is a window of Liolophura sinensis isolate JHLJ2023 chromosome 7, CUHK_Ljap_v2, whole genome shotgun sequence DNA encoding:
- the LOC135471418 gene encoding GDP-fucose protein O-fucosyltransferase 1-like encodes the protein MAVLVCLLAGLLPLSWVQAEAQWDPHGYIIYCPCMGRFGNQAEHFLGALGFAKSVDRTLILPPWRTYKNIPFDEWFQVDPLKEYHRVILAEDFMREFAPEHWPPGERKGWCYSHSGDTSNCDMKIGNPFEPFWTELGVDFDDYVLFNIGFDNMYANAWKERFPPEKYPVMAFKGAPASFPVKEHHIALHHYLHWSEAIQGEASQVIEKHLNNQPFVGIHLRNGIDWVNACQHVEGMTEFMASPQCLGYSREKTVIPELCLPSTQEILRLTRKVVMATGVKFVFVATDRHPLTAELESHLQDQKVKVFHLDPWLPQIDLAILGQSMHFIGNCVSSFTSFVARERLREGKPTSYWTFTE